CGCGTGCCATTGGGAGTCCGCGCACGGCCAGCGGGTGTCCATCCGGCAGTCACATGGGGGCTCCGGGAAGCAGGCCCGGTCCGTCATCGAGGGGCTGACGGCGGACGTCGTCACGTTGGCGCTCGCGTACGACGTGGACATGCTGCACGCGAAGGCGCAGCTCCTCCCGGCGGACTGGCAGTCTCGGCTGCCGCACAACAGCGCGCCGTATACGTCCACCGTCGTCTTCGTGGTGCGCAAGGGCAACCCAAAGGGCATCCACGACTGGGACGACCTCGTGCGCGAGGGCATCACCGTCATCACCCCCAACCCGAAGACGTCGGGCGGCGCGCGGTGGAACTATCTGGCCGCGTGGGGCCAGGCGTTGAAAGGAAAGGGCGGCAGCGAGGCGCGCGCCCAGGCGTATGTGGAGAAGCTCTATCGCAACGTTCCCGTGCTGGACTCGGGGGCGAGGGGCGCCACCACCACCTTCGCGGAACGGGGCCTGGGTGACGTGCTGCTCGCGTGGGAGAACGAGGCGTACCTCCTCACGCGCGAGGCGGGTCGGTCGGAGTTCGAAGTGGTGGTGCCGCCGGTGAGCATCCTCGCCGAGCCGCCCGTCGCCCTGGTGGACCGTGTCGTGGACCGCAAGGGCACTCGCGCCGTGGCGGAGGCGTACCTGCGCTACCTGTACTCGGACGAGGGGCAGGAGATCGCGGCCCGGCACCACTTCCGGCCGCGCTCGGCCGCGGTGGCCGCGAAGCACGCGTCCGGCTTCCCCCAGGTGACGCGGCTCACGCTGGCGGAGGTGGCCGGTGATTGGGCGCGCGCGCAGGCCGCGCACTTCGCTGACGGTGGCGTCCTCGACCGCATCTACGCGCCCCACGCGAACTGAGGACGCCACGTCATGTCTCGTTCTTCCCGACACCGGGTGCTCCCGGGGTTCCGGCTGACGCTGGGCTACACCTGGTTCTACCTGGGGCTCGTCGTGCTCATCCCGCTCTCCAGCCTCTTCTTGAAGACGTTCTCCCTGAGCTGGGAGGCGTTCTGGAGCACGGTGACGACGGCGCGCGCGCTCGCCGCGTACCGGCTCAGCTTCGGTGCGTCGCTGGCCGCCGCCCTGGCCAACGTCGTCTTCGGCTTGCTGGTGGCCTGGGTGCTGGTGCGCTACCGCTTCCCGGGGCGTGACGTGCTGGAGTCCCTGGTGGACCTACCCTTCGCGCTGCCCACGGCGGTGGCCGGGCTGACGCTCACGACGTTGTTCTCCAACAAAGGCTGGTACGGCCAGCATTTGGAGGCCCTGGGCATCTCAGTGGCCTACACGTCCCTGGGCGTGGCCGTCGCGTTGACCTTCATCGGGTTGCCCTTCGTCGTGCGCGCGGTGCAACCCGTGCTCGAGGAGCTGGACGCGGACGTGGAGGAGGCCGCCGCCACGCTGGGCGCCTCGCCCTGGCAGACGTTCCGGCGCGTGCTCTTCCCGGCGCTCGTCCCCGCGCTGCTCAGCGGCTTCACGTTGGCGTTCGCGCGGGCGCTGGGGGAGTACGGCTCCGTCGTCTTCATCTCCGGCAACATGCCGCTGCGCACGGAGATTGTTCCCCTGCTCATCATCACCCGGCTGGAGCAGTACGACTACGAGGGGGCGACGGCCATCGCCATCGTGATGCTGGCGGCGTCGTTCTCGCTGCTGCTCGCCGTCAACCTGCTCCACCGCTGGAGTCATCGGCGGCTGGAAGCCCGCCCGGGAGCGTGAGCGCCGTGCCTTCCTCCTCTTTCGTCCTGCGCCGGCGGGCGCACGGTCTTCAAGGCCCGGTCTTCGTCCGCTGGGGCCTCATTGGCGCGACGCTGTTGCTGCTCGGCGTGTTCCTCGTCATCCCGCTGGTGGCTGTCTTCACCTTCGCCTTCCAGAAGGGCTGGGAGGCCTATGGGGCTTCTCTGGTTCGACCCGCCGCCTTGGCGGCCATGCGACTGACGTTGTTGGCGGCGGCCATCGCGGTGCCGCTCAACCTCGTCTTCGGATTGTCCGCCGCGTGGCTCATCGCGCGGTACCGGTTCCGAGGGCGCTCGGTCCTGCTGACGCTCATCGATTTGCCCTTCAGCGTGTCGCCCGTCATCGCGGGGCTCATCTTCGTGCTGCTCTTCGGCCGTCAGGGGTGGTTCGGGCCCTGGCTGTTGGACCACGACGTGCGCGTCATCTTCGCCGTGCCCGGCATCGTCCTGGCCACCGTGTTCGTCACCTTCCCCTACGTCGTGCGGGAAGTCCTGCCGGTGATGGAGGCGCAAGGCAGCGACGAGGAAGAGGCGGCGCTGACGTTGGGCGCGAGCGGTTGGCGGACCTTCTGGCGCGTGACGTTGCCCAAGGTGAAGTGGGGCGTGCTCTACGGCGTCATCCTCTGCAACGCACGCGCGATGGGCGAGTTCGGCGCCGTGTCGGTCGTGTCCGGCCACGTGCGCGGCGTGACGACCACGCTGCCGCTGCACGCGGAGATTCTCTACAACGAGTACGACCTGGCGGGGGCCTTCGCCGTGGCGTCGCTGCTGACGCTGCTCGCGCTCGTGACGTTGGTGGTGAAGAAGTTCGTGGAGTGGAGGAGTCAGCCGTCATGAGCATCGTCGTCGAGCAGCTCGCCCGCCGGTTCAGTCCAGATGGCAGTCCCGCTGTCTCCGAGGTGTCCTTCCAGGCACCCGCGGGCGCCATCACCTCGCTGCTCGGGCCTTCGGGCGCGGGCAAGTCCACGCTGCTCCGCCTCATCGCGGGGCTGGAGATTCCCGACGAAGGCCGCGTCCTCATCGACGGCGTGGACTGCACGACGATGCCGGTGCAGCGGCGCGGCGTGGGCGTCGTCTTCCAGAGCTACGCCCTCTTCAAGCACATGACGGTGCGGCAGAACGTGGCCTTCGGCCTGGAGATTCAGCGCGTGCCCAAAGCGGAGCGCGAGGCCCGGGTGGAGGAGATGCTCCGCATGGTGCAGTTGGAGCACCTGGGCGGCCGTTACCCCGGGCAGCTTTCCGGAGGACAGCGCCAGCGGGTGGCCTTCGCTCGGGCCCTGGCCATCCGTCCCCGGGTGCTGCTGCTGGACGAGCCCTTCGGGGCCTTGGACACGCGCGTTCGCGAGGAGCTGCGTGAGTGGTTGCACGCCCTGCACGAGCGGACGCGGCTGACGACGCTCCTGGTGACGCATGACCAGCAGGAAGCCCTGGAGATTTCGCAGCACGTGGTGGTGATGCGCGAAGGTCGGGTGGCGCAGGCCGGCTCGCCGGCGGAGGTGTATGACCGGCCCGCGTCCCCCTTCGTGGCGTCCTTCATTGGCGGGGCCAGCGTGCTGCGCGGCCATGTCCAGGCGGGCAGGGCGGCCATGGGGGCGCTGTCCGTGGAGGCCCCGGTCGCCGCGCGTGAAGGTGAGTCGGTGCAGGCCTTCGTCCGGCCGCATGACATCAAGCTGGCCCGCTCGCTCGCGGACGCGGCGAGCGCGTCCACGGCGCTGGGGCGGGTGGAGCGCCTCAAATCCGTGGGCGGCTATGTGAAGGTGTTCTTGCGGCTGCCCACCGGAGACGAAGTCACGGTGGAGGTGCCTCGCTCGGAGTTCGATGCGCTGGGCGTGGTCGAAGGTGACTCGGTTCGCGCCGACGTCCGGAGCGCCACCGTCTTCGTAGGGGACTACTCCATCTAGTTTGACTGTCTTGAAAAACTAATATTCCAGTTAAATCCGTTTGTGCGGCTTGGGAGGCCGGATATGTCCAGGGGAATCCCCCTCCCCCTGGAGTGAGACATGCACAGACGACATGCGTTGCGTTCGATGGTGTTGGCCGCGAGCAGCCTGGCGATGCTCGGTGGTTGTTCTCCCGAGTCGGACCTGGACGAGGCCGATGCCCTTCCCCTGGTGAGCCAGGAGCAAGGTGAGCGGGCGTATGACCCAGGCTCGGGCTGGCGGCTGGCATGGCAGGACGACTTCACGGGCACCAGCCTCAATTCCAGCCACTGGACGGTGCTGACGAGCAACTGGGACCCCGTCACCACCAACTGCAACTTCGGCACGGGCGAGCTGGAGTATCCGCGCGCGCAGAACGTCACCGTGTCGGGTGGCAAGCTCATCCTCACCGCGCAGCGGACGGATGAACGGCCCATGGACTCGCGCTGCACGGGCTTCGGGCCACGCTCGTTCTATTCGGGTCGAATCCACTCCAAGGGCAAGGTGGAGCGGCGCTACGGCAAGATTGTGGCGAGCATCAAGGTGCCTTCCGGCTACGGCATGTGGCCCGCGTTCTGGACGCTGGGCGCGAACATCTCCAACGTCGGGTGGCCGCGGAGCGGTGAAATCGACATCCTGGAGTGGCACTCCAACGAGCCCACGTGGATGAAGTCCGCCACGCACTATTTCAATAACGGACAGCGGAGCTGGGGCACGGGCGCGAACCGTGGCTACAGCATCGCGGACGGGTTCCACACGTATGAAGTCGAGTGGACCGCGAACCAGATGATCTTCCGGCTGGACGGACAGATTCAGGGGAACGTCTTCAACCACAACGAGCCGGCCTTCCAGCAGAACCACTACATCATCCTCAATCTCGCGCTGGGCGGGAACTGGTACGGCGATCCTCCGGCGAGCGCGATCCAACTGCCCGCGGGCCAGACGAAGACCATGGAGGTGGAGTGGGTGCGCTGGTACGAGCAGGGCGGCACCACGACGCCCACGGCGCTCACCAATCCCAGCTTCGAGAGCGGGATGACGGGCTGGGCCAACTGGAGCCCCAACGGCACCGCGGCTGCGGCCTTCAGCGAGACGCACAACGGGGGGCGCACCGGCCCTCACCACCTGACGCACTGGACCAACAACACGCCCTTCGAGGTGTGGACGTACCAGGCGAAGTCCGGCCTGCCGTCGGGCAACTACCGGGTCCGTGCCTGGGTGCGGAAGAGCGGCAACTACGACATCGCGCGCCTCCAGGCGAAGACGTGCGGCGAGTGCGCGCCGGTCTTCACCAACCTGGGCAACTACG
This genomic window from Myxococcus hansupus contains:
- a CDS encoding sulfate/molybdate ABC transporter ATP-binding protein, translating into MSIVVEQLARRFSPDGSPAVSEVSFQAPAGAITSLLGPSGAGKSTLLRLIAGLEIPDEGRVLIDGVDCTTMPVQRRGVGVVFQSYALFKHMTVRQNVAFGLEIQRVPKAEREARVEEMLRMVQLEHLGGRYPGQLSGGQRQRVAFARALAIRPRVLLLDEPFGALDTRVREELREWLHALHERTRLTTLLVTHDQQEALEISQHVVVMREGRVAQAGSPAEVYDRPASPFVASFIGGASVLRGHVQAGRAAMGALSVEAPVAAREGESVQAFVRPHDIKLARSLADAASASTALGRVERLKSVGGYVKVFLRLPTGDEVTVEVPRSEFDALGVVEGDSVRADVRSATVFVGDYSI
- the cysT gene encoding sulfate ABC transporter permease subunit CysT, with amino-acid sequence MSRSSRHRVLPGFRLTLGYTWFYLGLVVLIPLSSLFLKTFSLSWEAFWSTVTTARALAAYRLSFGASLAAALANVVFGLLVAWVLVRYRFPGRDVLESLVDLPFALPTAVAGLTLTTLFSNKGWYGQHLEALGISVAYTSLGVAVALTFIGLPFVVRAVQPVLEELDADVEEAAATLGASPWQTFRRVLFPALVPALLSGFTLAFARALGEYGSVVFISGNMPLRTEIVPLLIITRLEQYDYEGATAIAIVMLAASFSLLLAVNLLHRWSHRRLEARPGA
- a CDS encoding glycoside hydrolase family 16 protein: MHRRHALRSMVLAASSLAMLGGCSPESDLDEADALPLVSQEQGERAYDPGSGWRLAWQDDFTGTSLNSSHWTVLTSNWDPVTTNCNFGTGELEYPRAQNVTVSGGKLILTAQRTDERPMDSRCTGFGPRSFYSGRIHSKGKVERRYGKIVASIKVPSGYGMWPAFWTLGANISNVGWPRSGEIDILEWHSNEPTWMKSATHYFNNGQRSWGTGANRGYSIADGFHTYEVEWTANQMIFRLDGQIQGNVFNHNEPAFQQNHYIILNLALGGNWYGDPPASAIQLPAGQTKTMEVEWVRWYEQGGTTTPTALTNPSFESGMTGWANWSPNGTAAAAFSETHNGGRTGPHHLTHWTNNTPFEVWTYQAKSGLPSGNYRVRAWVRKSGNYDIARLQAKTCGECAPVFTNLGNYGSYTLVETPTISVTGGNLELGFHTRATSGNSANFIHMDDVELIRL
- a CDS encoding sulfate ABC transporter substrate-binding protein — protein: MESRARSSARNWAPLALLLSLAGCSRSSGEEDAGRSVTLLNVSYDPTRELYEDLNAAFACHWESAHGQRVSIRQSHGGSGKQARSVIEGLTADVVTLALAYDVDMLHAKAQLLPADWQSRLPHNSAPYTSTVVFVVRKGNPKGIHDWDDLVREGITVITPNPKTSGGARWNYLAAWGQALKGKGGSEARAQAYVEKLYRNVPVLDSGARGATTTFAERGLGDVLLAWENEAYLLTREAGRSEFEVVVPPVSILAEPPVALVDRVVDRKGTRAVAEAYLRYLYSDEGQEIAARHHFRPRSAAVAAKHASGFPQVTRLTLAEVAGDWARAQAAHFADGGVLDRIYAPHAN
- the cysW gene encoding sulfate ABC transporter permease subunit CysW, yielding MPSSSFVLRRRAHGLQGPVFVRWGLIGATLLLLGVFLVIPLVAVFTFAFQKGWEAYGASLVRPAALAAMRLTLLAAAIAVPLNLVFGLSAAWLIARYRFRGRSVLLTLIDLPFSVSPVIAGLIFVLLFGRQGWFGPWLLDHDVRVIFAVPGIVLATVFVTFPYVVREVLPVMEAQGSDEEEAALTLGASGWRTFWRVTLPKVKWGVLYGVILCNARAMGEFGAVSVVSGHVRGVTTTLPLHAEILYNEYDLAGAFAVASLLTLLALVTLVVKKFVEWRSQPS